The following proteins are co-located in the Enoplosus armatus isolate fEnoArm2 chromosome 10, fEnoArm2.hap1, whole genome shotgun sequence genome:
- the zbtb3 gene encoding zinc finger and BTB domain-containing protein 3, whose translation MEFPQHSQQLLSALRSQRQRGFLCDCSVLVGSSRFLAHRAVLASCSPFFHMFYSDSPGVCGGNSTSSSVTLDSDIVTAAAFGLLLDFVYEGVLQLDESTPVEDILAAASFLHMNEVVRVCKRRLQRRGPLAEADSTRSEESAGARKAIETGRERGGDSGAEPVVAMAGDHLNQVAMAAPLSSVSIMAERSQLECVKSERRTCRGSSEARVQTPLSPDLADTTQPGMDAPLLPPGGQLVQGLITGPSAPASGGHARLRTGGHGEGTALCSPCSTTETYSMSSFLSVFLHSSNQQPSSSSSSLVPVSQASGRSVVALSQSEPSLSPSPQQDLPQLPCVDSIRKPPETDPRVRQQMVMLIQTSALTSHLETNPTHSPPQRALPQIRIQSAVSLQRQSLDVRPAPLFQTLGGPGGDMEAPPAARNERSHPLMGRVRTDDNDGENVKVKVEAIVISDEELEEEREESREREPVMEVGDEFEDDIQEEGLNSPQFLSSHPQGLLQMTSHSNDYSFPLSPSSSSSGAGPSSQDTSSFATSLIHPSTAQHHSDPPAYFQDFQDSMGNFVEDVPTCGVCGKTFSCTYTLRRHAIVHTRERPYECRYCYRSYTQSGDLYRHIRKAHDHTLPAKRSKADMEPSLPPQLPQPPPPPLS comes from the exons ATGGAGTTCCCCCAGCATTcccagcagctgctgtcagctCTGCGTTCCCAGCGCCAGCGGGGCTTCCTCTGTGACTGCTCCGTCCTGGTAGGCTCATCCCGTTTCCTGGCTCACAGGGCTGTTTTGGCCTCCTGCTCGCCTTTCTTTCACATGTTCTACTCAGACTCTCCAGGGGTTTGTGGTGGAAACAGCACCAGCAGCTCTGTCACACTCGACAGTGACATTGTCACGGCTGCTGCATTTGGCTTGCTCTTGGACTTTGTCTATGAAGGCGTGCTGCAGCTGGACGAGTCTACACCAGTGGAGGACATATTGGCGGCTGCAAGCTTTCTGCACATGAACGAGGTGGTGAGAGTATGCAAGAGACGACTGCAAAGACGAGGGCCTCTGGCTGAGGCAGACAGCACTCGATCTGAAGAGAGTGCTGGTGCCCGGAAGGCAatagagacagggagggagcgTGGGGGTGACAGTGGAGCTGAGCCTGTGGTGGCCATGGCAGGAGATCACTTGAATCAGGTCGCCATGGCAGCGCCACTCTCATCAGTATCCATAATGGCAGAGAGGAGTCAGTTGGAGTGTGTGAAGTCTGAGCGAAGGACTTGTAGGGGGTCATCAGAGGCACGAGTTCAAACTCCTCTGAGCCCTGACCTCGCTGATACCACGCAGCCAGGCATGGACGCCCCTCTTCTGCCCCCAGGTGGACAGCTAGTGCAGGGCCTCATCACAGGACCATCTGCCCCTGCCTCAGGAGGTCACGCCAGGTTGAGGACTGGAGGTCATGGAGAGGGGACGGCACTCTGCAGCCCTTGCAGCACCACTGAGACGTACAG TAtgtcctcctttctttctgtctttctccacaGCAGTAATCAGCAgccctcctcatcttcttcctccctgGTGCCAGTGAGCCAGGCTAGTGGTCGGTCAGTGGTTGCTCTCTCTCAGTCAGAGCCCAGCCTCTCTCCGAGCCCCCAACAGGACCTACCCCAACTGCCCTGTGTTGACTCTATTAGGAAACCCCCGGAGACTGACCCCAGAGTAAGACAACAGATGGTCATGCTAATCCAAACATCAGCACTAACCTCACACTTAGAAACAAACCCAACACACTCACCACCACAGCGTGCGCTTCCCCAGATTAGAATCCAGAGCGCTGTGTCACTCCAACGCCAAAGCTTAGACGTCCGCCCTGCTCCTCTGTTCCAAACCCTTGGGGGACCTGGGGGGGATATGGAAGCTCCACCCGCCGCTAGAAACGAAAGATCTCACCCTCTTATGGGCAGAGTGAGGACAGACGACAATGACGGAGAGAATGTGAAAGTCAAAGTGGAGGCCATTGTTATATCTGACGAAGAGctagaggaggaaagagaggaaagcaggGAGCGAGAACCAGTGATGGAAGTGGGCGATGAGTTTGAAGATGACATCCAAGAAGAGGGGCTGAACAGCCCTCAGTTTCTCTCCTCCCACCCACAGGGCCTCTTACAAATGACGTCCCATTCAAATGACtactccttccctctctctccctcctcgtcctcctccggGGCCGGCCCTTCCTCCCAGGACACTTCTTCCTTCGCCACCTCCCTCATTCATCCGTCCACAGCTCAGCATCATTCAGACCCTCCAGCCTACTTCCAGGACTTTCAGGACTCTATGGGGAACTTTGTGGAGGATGTCCCCACATGTGGAGTCTGTGGAAAGACTTTCTCCTGTACGTACACACTGAGGCGCCACGCCATCGTGCACACACGTGAACGTCCTTACGAGTGCCGCTACTGCTACCGGAGCTACACACAATCAGGCGACTTGTACCGACACATTCGCAAAGCTCATGACCACACACTGCCAGCCAAACGCAGCAAGGCAGACATGGAGCCCTCCCTGCCACCACAGCtgccacaaccaccaccaccacctcttagctaa
- the trpt1 gene encoding tRNA 2'-phosphotransferase 1 — translation MAQYSDRGGRGGRGRRGNRGGEDRDIRLSKSMSYALRHGANQMGLQMGTDGFLFVEDLLAHLQFRSYSLEDVERVVATNDKRRFKLRPHPEDGRLQIRASQGHSVQVMDLELKPVLAGSPECPAEVVHGSYLRNWSSIQQQGLSRMKRTHIHLASGLPGEDGVISGMRKDCDLAVYIDVPKALADGIEFFWSENGVLLTAGNSEGKLLPKYFSRALRLRPTRSILPLQ, via the exons ATGGCACAATACAGTgacaggggaggaagaggaggcagagggaggagaggaaatcgTGGTGGAGAG GACAGAGATATCCGCCTGTCTAAATCCATGTCTTATGCTCTTCGCCATGGAGCCAACCAGATGGGTCTTCAAATGGGTACAG ATGGCTTCCTGTTTGTGGAGGACCTCCTGGCTCACCTGCAGTTCCGCTCATATTCACTGGAAGACGTCGAAAGAGTCGTGGCCACAAATGACAAGCGGCGCTTTAAGCTTCGTCCCCATCCGGAGGACGGCCGCCTGCAGATTCGAGCCAGTCAGGGCCATTCAGTACAG GTAATGGATTTGGAGCTGAAACCAGTCCTGGCTGGTTCTCCAGAATGCCCTGCTGAAGTCGTTCATGGCTCCTACCTCCGCAACTGGAGCTCCATCCAGCAGCAGGGCCTGAGCCGCATGAAGAGGACACACATCCACCTGGCCTCAGGCCTGCCAGGGGAGGATGGCGTCATCAGCg GCATGAGGAAAGACTGTGATCTAGCTGTTTATATCGATGTCCCCAAAGCTCTCGCTG ACGGTATTGAGTTCTTCTGGTCAGAAAACGGTGTGTTGCTGACTGCAGGCAACTCAGAGGGAAAACTTCTCCCTAAATACTTCAGCCGCGCTTTAAGACTGAGACCTACAA GGAGCATCCTTCCACTGCAGTAG
- the fermt3b gene encoding fermitin family homolog 3b: MAAWDLSVTVEDLGSDAPPVIVSVASDLHVGGVILKLVEKTQLKHDWSDHALWWEQKQRWLLRTAWTLEKYGIHADARLLFMPQHKPLKLGLPNGITLRLRACFSNPVFQTVMGICRMLNIRHPEELSLLRPVEEKKKKKDKDSAEEIYDLTEVPLSSASRPSLYNGMPAHFADSPQMEAIYKMLSVTQPPPAPEVIAKQYRPASVVDKAHIHGRWLDSSRCLMQQGIQENDRIWLRFKYFAFYDLEPKYDVVRLSQLYEQARWAILLEDIDCTEEEMMLFGALQYHISKVSQSEPQILSSNAAMDDLESALQSLEAKMEGESSSASDMLENMTAPELNDYLKIFRPKRLTLKGYKQYWFKFQDTSISYFKSKEESVGEPIQQINLKGCEVAPDVNVTAQKFLIRLLIPAPEGMNEVYLRCENEQQYAQWMAACRLGSKGKTLADSSFQSEIQSIRTFLAMQKTHSGSHGNAPASDESINTHSLVSPRYHKKYKAKQLTPRILDAYQNVAQLSLTDAVMRFLQIWQALPDFGLSYVVVRFKGSRKDEVLGVAPNRLIRIDLGVGDVVKTWRYNNMKQWNVNWDIRQVAIEFEGNVNIAFSCMTANCKIVHEFIGGYIFMSTRSREKSDTLNEELFHRLTGGHEAL; this comes from the exons ATGGCGGCGTGGGACCTGTCAGTCACCGTGGAGGACCTGGGGTCTGATGCTCCACCTGTCATTGTCAGCGTGGCCTCTGATCTCCACGTCGGAGGGGTCATCCTGAAGCTGGTGGAAAAGACAC AGCTCAAGCATGATTGGTCGGACCATGCGCTGTGGTGGGAGCAGAAGCAGCGGTGGCTGCTGCGGACAGCCTGGACTCTGGAGAAATATGGCATTCACGCCGACGCCCGGCTGCTCTTCATGCCCCAACACAAGCCCCTGAAGCTGGGTCTGCCCAACGGCATCACCTTGAGGCTCCGGGCCTGCTTCTCCAACCCCGTCTTTCAGACCGTGATGGGCATCTGCAGAATGCTCA ATATCCGTCACCCTGAGGAGCTCTCGCTCCTTCGCCCTgtagaggagaaaaagaagaagaaagataaagacTCGGCTGAGGAGATCTACGACCTGACCGAGGTGCCCCTTTCCTCAG CATCCCGGCCCTCTCTGTATAATGGCATGCCGGCTCACTTTGCCGACTCACCTCAGATGGAGGCCATCTACAAGATGCTGtcagtcacccagcctccccCCGCACCCGAGGTCATAGCCAAGCAGTACCGCCCAGCCAGCGTGGTGGACAAGGCTCACATCCATGGCAG gtGGTTGGACTCATCCCGTTGTCTTATGCAGCAGGGCATCCAAGAAAATGACCGAATCTGGCTTCGCTTCAAATATTTCGCCTTCTATGACCTAGAacccaag TACGATGTTGTGCGTCTAAGCCAGCTGTATGAGCAGGCACGCTGGGCCATCCTGCTGGAGGACATCGACTGCACCGAGGAGGAGATGATGCTGTTTGGAGCTCTACAG TACCACATCAGTAAGGTGTCTCAGTCGGAGCCCCAGATACTGAGCTCCAATGCAGCCATGGATGACCTGGAGTCCGCCCTGCAGTCCCTGGAGGccaagatggagggagagagcagctctgcatcCGATATGCTG GAAAACATGACTGCACCAGAACTCAACGACTATCTGAAGATATTCAG GCCAAAGAGGCTGACTCTGAAGGGATATAAGCAGTACTGGTTCAAGTTCCAGGATACCTCCATCTCTTATTTCAAGAGCAAAGAGGAAAGCGTCGGAGAGCCCATTCAACAGATTAACCTCAAAG GGTGTGAGGTGGCTCCGGACGTCAACGTCACAGCACAGAAGTTCCTTATCAGACTCCTGATACCAGCTCCTGAGGGCATGAATGAGGTCTATCTGCGCTGTGAAAAC GAGCAGCAGtatgctcagtggatggctgcatgTCGGCTGGGCTCCAAAGGCAAGACTCTGGCCGACAGCAGTTTCCAGAGCGAAATCCAGAGCATCCGCACCTTCCTGGCTATGCAAAAGACCCACTCCGGTTCCCATGGCAACGCACCTGCCAGCGATGAAAGTATCAATACTCACAGTCTGGTATCGCCACGCTACCATAAGAAGTACAAAGCCAAACAG ctgacTCCTCGTATCCTGGACGCATACCAGAACGTGGCTCAGCTCTCACTGACAGACGCAGTGATGCGCTTCCTGCAGATCTGGCAAGCCCTGCCTGACTTTGGGCTCTCATACGTCGTTGTCAG GTTTAAGGGAAGTCGGAAAGACGAGGTACTGGGCGTCGCTCCAAACCGCCTGATCCGCATTGACCTGGGCGTGGGTGATGTGGTAAAGACCTGGCGCTACAACAACATGAAGCAGTGGAATGTCAACTGGGACATACGACAG GTGGCCATAGAGTTTGAAGGCAACGTCAACATTGCTTTTAGCTGCATGACCGCCAACTGCAAAATCGTCCATGAGTTTATTGGAGGCTACATTTTCATGTCGACGCGCAGTCGTGAGAAGAGCGACACGCTCAATGAGGAGCTTTTCCACAGGCTGACAGGTGGCCATGAAGCTCTctaa